Genomic window (Subtercola endophyticus):
TCAGAAAGTTCAACAGCCCGAACAGCACGATGATCAAGAACAGCAGCCAGGCCACGGCTGACGCCTTGCCGAAGTTCTGCCGGTTGAAGGCGAGATCCCACAGGTACAGCACCGTGGTCTGATACTGCCGCTGCGGCCCGCCGGGCGTGGCCGTCGTGGGGTTGAAGAGTTTCGGCTCGGTGAAGATCTGCAAGCCGCCGACGGTCGCGGTGATGATGACGAAGATCATGGTGGGGCGGATGCTCGGCAGCGTCATCGAGAAGAAGCGCCTGATCGCGCCCGCGCCGTCGAGTGCGGCGGATTCGTAGATGTCGCGGGGAACGGCCTGCATGGCCGCGAGCAGAATGAGGGCGTTGTAGCCCGTCCAGCGCCAGTTCACCATCGTGGCGATGGCCACGTGCGAGGGGAACGTCTCGGTCTTCCACATGATGGGGTTCAGGTGAAAGAACTGCAGAAGGTTGTTGATGGCGCCGTACTTCTCATCGAACGCGCTCGAGAAGATGAGCGTCACGGCGACCGGGGTGACGACATAAGGAATCAGCACGCTCATGCGCCAGAACGTCTTGCCGCGAATGTTCTGGTCGAGTACCGCCGCGATCACCACGGCGATGATCAGCTGCGGCACGGCCGAGAGCAAGAAGATGCTCACGGTGTTGAACAGTGAGTTCCAGAAGAACGGATCGGTGAGTTCTGCGCCGTAGTTCGCCAGCCCCACGAATCCACCGGGGCCCGTGAGCAGGTTCCACTTATTCAGTGAGACGACGAACGTGTATCCGAGGGGAAAGAGCCCCACCAGCCCGAACAGAATGAAGAACGGCGCGATGTACAGGTACGGCGACGCCTTCATGTCGAAGCGGTTCAGCCGGTACTTGAAGGGCACCTTCGGCTTCTGCGCCGGTGTCTCCGCTGCGGGCTTCTGCTCCTGCGGCGGCGTGAGTGTTGCGGTCATTCTGGCCTCTACCTAATCGAAAACATGAATAGTCAATACGGCGTCAGTCGCATAAATCGAT
Coding sequences:
- a CDS encoding carbohydrate ABC transporter permease; the encoded protein is MTATLTPPQEQKPAAETPAQKPKVPFKYRLNRFDMKASPYLYIAPFFILFGLVGLFPLGYTFVVSLNKWNLLTGPGGFVGLANYGAELTDPFFWNSLFNTVSIFLLSAVPQLIIAVVIAAVLDQNIRGKTFWRMSVLIPYVVTPVAVTLIFSSAFDEKYGAINNLLQFFHLNPIMWKTETFPSHVAIATMVNWRWTGYNALILLAAMQAVPRDIYESAALDGAGAIRRFFSMTLPSIRPTMIFVIITATVGGLQIFTEPKLFNPTTATPGGPQRQYQTTVLYLWDLAFNRQNFGKASAVAWLLFLIIVLFGLLNFLISRRIASTEAKSSKRKTARILAQYNENKIS